From Populus alba chromosome 16, ASM523922v2, whole genome shotgun sequence:
cttggataagCAGAAAAAGCAGAGAGATTGATTGCTGGTGCGGCTGCATATGGGTCACAATTACTTGTGTTTCCAGAGGCATTTGTAGGTGGTTATCCTACGTGTGTGAAGCTTGATGCTACAAATTCACCTGAAACAGATGGTGATTTGCAGAAGTACTATGCCTCAGCTATTGATGTGCCTGGTGAGAGCCCCTTTTGATCACAAAGCCCTTTACTTTCTGTAATTTCTACCAATCTCTGCCCTACTGCCAACCAACTACTTTTTCTAGAAGAACAAGAACTTAGTTATAGGACACAATGGTGTTTTCTTGTCATGCTCCAGAAATTGTTTAACATAGgtggaaaaggaaataaaaaaataggtggGTTGATTGTTGACCATGTCATtgggatttgatttttttttgttttagtgttGAATTGATGCAGCTGCCGAAGCTGAAAACAAGCTGACCTAATAAATAGTCAAGCTTCTAGGTTTTGAGCTtataaatttcttcattttttttggaCATGCGGATTTGCAGGTCCTGAAGTTGACAGACTTGCAAAATGTGCTGGTAAATATAAAGTCCACTTAGTAATGGGAGTGGTGGAGAGAGCTGGATGTTATCTCTATAGTACAATGCTGTTCTTTGATTCCCTGGGAAAGTGTCTTGGACAGCACCGCAAGCTAATACAAACGCTATCAGAAAGTGCACTGTGGCGTTCTGGAGAGAAATCAACACTGCCAACATACGAGACCTCAATTGGAAAAATTGGTGGTCTCATCTGTTGGGACAATAGATTGCCACTTCTGAGAACAGAGTTATATGATAAAGGTACTCCTCGTCTCCTTGTTACTTCAAAAGTTCTCCTGTTATTTAGTGTTGGAGCTTCCATTTCTTTCTGCGTTACAAAGTTGACAAATTGCTTTCTATACTTTGCCACTCAATCATTCTTTTATCTCTTCAATCTTTCATTAAACCTGTTTTGTACCAAAAATATAGGTGTGGAAATATATTGCGCACCTACATCTGATGCAGGAGAAATATGGAGAGCTTCAATGACCCACATTGCCCTGGAAGGTAGTTGCTTTGTTCTTTCTGCAAATCAATTTTGCAGGAGGAGAGATTATCCTTTCCCACCTGGAGATATAAATGGCGATGCATCCTTAGATGACATCACATGCGCTGGAGGTAGTGTTATCATTTCACCATCAGGGACCATCCTGGCCGGTCCTGATTACAAAGGAGAATGCCTTATCTCAGCTGATCTAGGTATTGATTCATTTCACTTGGTGTTTATCTAAATAATTGTTTAATTGGTCCCGAAATGTAAATGTTAGCACCTCTGTTCCTGTAACAGGTCTTAGACCtgattttatgttgaattgaTTAGCCAAAGTATGATCTTCTCTTTCTTGCCATGTTTTACGGAACTCTAATCTTTATCTTCAATCCACCATTGCAGACCTTGGACATATCATTCTAGCAAAGACACAATATGGCGGAATTGAGAGTGGTGTCGATAAG
This genomic window contains:
- the LOC118038453 gene encoding bifunctional nitrilase/nitrile hydratase NIT4B, which gives rise to MEEEFAKNAEAKQVKKRGPRPLIVAQSQAKNVRIRMPAICSPAIYRIKDELGLGSCDEAIHWLVRHVRPDLIPIPETPTKNKSSKTGPIPKTGSVDHDSVPKPACSASPDGDMPAYDFLPTAGGVPAARSPVKATVVQASTMFFDTPATLEKAERLIAGAAAYGSQLLVFPEAFVGGYPTCVKLDATNSPETDGDLQKYYASAIDVPGPEVDRLAKCAGKYKVHLVMGVVERAGCYLYSTMLFFDSLGKCLGQHRKLIQTLSESALWRSGEKSTLPTYETSIGKIGGLICWDNRLPLLRTELYDKGVEIYCAPTSDAGEIWRASMTHIALEGSCFVLSANQFCRRRDYPFPPGDINGDASLDDITCAGGSVIISPSGTILAGPDYKGECLISADLDLGHIILAKTQYGGIESGVDKNHVSVAANGSEPSLFAAEIKTKALEELSG